The sequence CAACTCATAATTTCATCTTGGGGAATATTCAAGTGGAGCTAATTAAACCCTTAAAGGCTGTTTGTTGCTTATTGCCTGAGAAAGAGGGATACTGAATACATAAATCTTTATGATCGAAGAAGATTAAATTGGCTGATAACTCTAGCTTCTAGAGCTGTAAGGCAGGCTCTAAAGTAAAAATACTCAGGCAGTTTTTTAAGAAATGTAAATTAAAATTAACTTAACAAACGTACAGAATAACATTCTGTTACCATCCTCCCATGCAAACTCAATTTGTTGCGTCCCAATCTGTCGAAATTGCTGTTCCGGAACAACCAGTACCGATTCAGCATTATTTGCGCCAGCCCCAGCGTCTAGTGCAAGCGCTTGTCGATCCTACTAGAATCGAGCAAGTAAGTGATGAAATCTTTCGGCTGAAAATGCGTCCGCTTAGCTTCCTGATGTTAAGCATTCAACCGATTGTAGATATGAAAGTCTGGGCAGAGTCGGATGGCACGGTGCATTTAAAGTCAACCCGCTGCGAGATACGGGGTATTGAGTACATCAACCAACGCTTTGCACTCAAATTAGTAGGTAAACTATATCCCTGCCAAGTCAACGGGACAACTTATCTGAAAGGAAAAGCAGATTTAGAAGTTAACGTCGAGTTGCCACCTCCGTTTTGGATGACGCCAAAGGCATTTTTAGAAGCGACTGGCAACGGGCTGTTAAAGAGCGTGCTGCTGACAGTTAAACAAAGATTGATGCATCAACTGCTTTTGGATTATAAGCGATGGGCGATCGCAGACACGGCGATCGCGCCCTCTGCTAAAAGTCCAGTTTTACCAGCTAATAGCCCAACCGCATAAATAATTTTAGATTTTGGACTAAATCTAGAATCTAAAAATGCCTTGACAGGGAGCAAACGATCTTCGATGCAAAGGGGTGGGGCCATGTTGTTGCAGTGCCAAAAGATGCTGCGCCGTGCCGTAACCTTTATTTTTAGCCAGATCGTACTCTGGATACAATGCTTCCAAACCCATCACCAATTCGTCGCGCCACACCTTAGCGATGATGCTAGCAGCAGCAATAACCAAAGATTTTTCATCACCCTTGACTATAGTTTGTTGCTCAAAAGGCATATCTGGCATCTTCCACTTGCCATCGACAAGACAAAGTTGCGGCTGAACCTTCAGACTAAGAACAGCCCGCTTCATTGCCAGTAAAGAGGCATGGAAGATATTAATATTATCAATTTCATCATTAGAGGCAGCGCCAATTTGCCAATCAAGCGCTGCCTCTTTAATTTGTATCGCTAATTGTTCGCGACGCGATCGCGACAGCTTTTTACTGTCTCTTACTCCGGCTGGTAAGAGTTTCTCTACAGCAGGCTTGGGTAAAATCACCGCAGCCGCAACCACAGGGCCAAACAAGCAACCCCGACCCACCTCATCTACACCAGCCACAAGTTCAAAAGAGCAGGACAACTCTGGCAAATCTTCTAGATTGAAATGGGGTCGGGGCGATCGCATTTCGATTTTGGATTTTGGCTCGCTGGTTAATACATATCAACTGATTATCCTGCATTTGATGGGAATACCAGCTACCGACTGCATCAAATAAGAAAATTGCTATTTAGACAAAACTGGTAAATGGGACGCAGGCTTTTGCCCAATTAGCAATTTCTTATTTCCTATTCCCTATCCAAAATCATCCCGCTAACAAACTCTGACTAGAGCCAATCACCACTCTAGACTCATTCTGTCGGTGTGGTAGAAGACCTGGATCTTTTTCGAGTACGACGGTTGACGGGCGTGCTGCCATCTGATTCGCTGGGCGTCGTTGCAGCATCTGGCTCAGGCTGAAGTTCAACTTGAGGTTCTTCCTGCTCCAAAGACATTGTATACCCGCTATCTAAAGGGGTTTCCGTTGTAGTCTCATCAACCGAATAATCCTCTGTGGGAGCAGGAGCATCGTAGGGGCGGTTGCCGACAAAGTTCGGCGCAAAGCTTTCTGCCGCTAATATTTCTCTAGGACGTTCTTCTCTAGGACGTTCTTGTGGTGGTGCGACTATAGGTGCTTCCCCAGGTGCAGTAATGTTGATAATCGCAGATTTAGGATTTTTCACCTCCACATTTGCCAGCACCCAAGGAGGAATCCCCGCCTCAGCAAAAAGATCCTGTTGTTTGGGCGTCATTTCGATGTAAACAATCTCTGGAGGCTCGATTTCTTGTCTGTTCGGC is a genomic window of Microcoleus sp. FACHB-831 containing:
- a CDS encoding DUF1997 domain-containing protein, with amino-acid sequence MQTQFVASQSVEIAVPEQPVPIQHYLRQPQRLVQALVDPTRIEQVSDEIFRLKMRPLSFLMLSIQPIVDMKVWAESDGTVHLKSTRCEIRGIEYINQRFALKLVGKLYPCQVNGTTYLKGKADLEVNVELPPPFWMTPKAFLEATGNGLLKSVLLTVKQRLMHQLLLDYKRWAIADTAIAPSAKSPVLPANSPTA
- a CDS encoding ribonuclease HII; translated protein: MRSPRPHFNLEDLPELSCSFELVAGVDEVGRGCLFGPVVAAAVILPKPAVEKLLPAGVRDSKKLSRSRREQLAIQIKEAALDWQIGAASNDEIDNINIFHASLLAMKRAVLSLKVQPQLCLVDGKWKMPDMPFEQQTIVKGDEKSLVIAAASIIAKVWRDELVMGLEALYPEYDLAKNKGYGTAQHLLALQQHGPTPLHRRSFAPCQGIFRF